Part of the Natrialbaceae archaeon AArc-T1-2 genome, GCGTACTCGACGGCTCGCCGACCGAGCGTGGCGACCCGCTGCTCGAGGCTCTCCTCGACGAACGCGCCGTCTTCGAACGCCTCGCTGGCGTTCGGAACGACCGCCTGGTGTGGGAGCACCCACGCGTTGAGCGCCCGGCAGACGGATCGCAGGTGCTCGAGGGTCGTCACCGGGAACGAGCCACCCGAGACGGCGAGCAGCCCTACCGTCTTGTCCTCGAACTCCTCGAAGCCACAGTAATCGAGTGCGGTCTTCAGCGGCGAGGAGTACGAGCCGTGATACATCGGCGAGCCCAGCAGGACCGAATCCGCCTCGCGTACGCGGGCGGCGAACGCGGCGGCGTCGCCGGCGTCCTCGCGGTCGACGTCGGCGTCGAAAAGCGGCAGTTCCCACTCGCGCAAATCGAGCAGTTCCGTCTCGGCACCCAGCCGGGACGCCTCCTCGAGGGCGCGCTCGAGGGCGAGCCGGGTGTAACTCTCCTCGCGCAGGCTGCCACAGATCGCGACCACGCGAACGGACTCTCCACTCCCATCCGAATCGGTCTCTGTCACGGTCGACCACTCGACTCCCCACGTGAAAAACCCCGCCGGCGGGCCGTCGGCGGACCGGTCAGCGACGGAGC contains:
- a CDS encoding NADPH-dependent FMN reductase codes for the protein MTETDSDGSGESVRVVAICGSLREESYTRLALERALEEASRLGAETELLDLREWELPLFDADVDREDAGDAAAFAARVREADSVLLGSPMYHGSYSSPLKTALDYCGFEEFEDKTVGLLAVSGGSFPVTTLEHLRSVCRALNAWVLPHQAVVPNASEAFEDGAFVEESLEQRVATLGRRAVEYAAIEPDPDSFESDQNVGA